The proteins below come from a single Caulobacter flavus genomic window:
- the dapA gene encoding 4-hydroxy-tetrahydrodipicolinate synthase yields MVHSPFKGVIPALVTPFMNGEVDEKGFVALVERQIAGGVHGLVPVGTTGETSTLSHDEHKRVVELCVKTARGRVPVIAGAGSNSTDEAIDLVRHAKTVGADAALVVTPYYNRPSQEGMYQHYKAINDAVELPVFVYNVPGRTGVDISNDTLVRLSKLPNIVGIKDATGDLTRISLQRITCGADWVMLSGDDPTALGYMAHGGHGVISVTSNVAPDACATFMNACFGADWETARYWQDRLIKLHKALFLDSSPAPTKFALAQLGLSTEEVRLPITTCSDAVRPAILEAMREAGLV; encoded by the coding sequence ATGGTCCATTCCCCGTTCAAGGGCGTCATCCCGGCCCTGGTCACCCCGTTCATGAACGGCGAGGTCGACGAGAAAGGGTTCGTCGCCCTGGTCGAGCGCCAGATCGCCGGCGGCGTGCACGGCCTGGTGCCGGTCGGCACGACGGGCGAGACCTCGACCCTGTCGCACGACGAGCACAAGCGCGTGGTCGAACTGTGCGTGAAGACCGCCCGCGGCCGTGTGCCGGTGATCGCCGGCGCGGGCAGCAACTCGACCGACGAGGCCATCGACCTGGTGCGCCACGCCAAGACTGTCGGCGCAGACGCGGCGCTGGTCGTCACGCCGTACTACAACCGCCCCAGCCAGGAAGGCATGTACCAGCACTACAAGGCGATCAACGACGCCGTTGAGCTGCCGGTGTTCGTCTACAACGTGCCGGGCCGCACGGGCGTTGACATCTCCAACGACACGCTGGTTCGCCTGTCCAAGCTGCCCAACATCGTCGGCATCAAGGACGCCACCGGCGACCTGACCCGCATCAGCCTGCAGCGCATCACCTGCGGCGCGGACTGGGTCATGCTGTCGGGCGACGATCCGACGGCCCTGGGCTACATGGCCCACGGCGGCCACGGCGTGATCTCGGTGACCTCGAACGTCGCGCCGGACGCCTGCGCCACCTTCATGAACGCCTGCTTCGGCGCCGACTGGGAGACGGCCCGCTACTGGCAGGACCGCCTGATCAAGCTGCACAAGGCGCTGTTCCTCGACAGCTCGCCGGCCCCGACCAAGTTCGCCCTGGCGCAGCTTGGCCTGTCGACGGAAGAGGTGCGCCTGCCGATCACGACCTGCAGCGACGCCGTGCGTCCCGCGATCCTCGAGGCCATGCGCGAGGCGGGACTGGTCTGA
- a CDS encoding lytic transglycosylase domain-containing protein: MAFGIRRLLLGCVSLTLVASVADAQTEQLDDEGLPSAPQPYTGSARPGLVNTPPTAYAGTLSDTDAGNLRAAVMGQRSAATVRAAMMGISDPLARKIALWALADVGAESMSFFELDQARRDLNGWPRSSRRDLPAEKALSTSGLTPAQTIAWFGGSEPQTAEGAMALAGAYQASGRAQDATNLIRRFWRGKTFEADAQRAMQARFGAMLTADDYAQRADMLLYGPQGPAARDMVAMLPYDQQASAQARIALRSNASNANDLVAALPPAQQVSPGVAFERAAYLRRKGMDVMALDLVRYFPVRPPSDDTAGPIWRERKQLVMSAIKNGDSRGAYAAANAGLPGGADAAEAEFFAGWIALSRLKDANAAAAHFGRINEIGASPITRGRALYWQGRAAEAQGDVIAAQAFYAEGARHITTFYGQLAAEKAGIKEIRLEKDPVVTQADRARFESRELIRAARLLRDVGANDAFRALVLYIDDQLPTAQEQALLVDFARNTGDQDLAMRAVRTAAQRGFILPERGYPLLDHHFTPIPGAAETAFVYSISRQESNFDPRARSSVGARGMMQLMPPTAAGVARKLGESHSVDRLFEPDYNMRLGSVYLGDMINRFSGSYIMAAAAYNAGPGRPPQWTALCGDPRGASTDPLDFIECIPFSETRNYVMRTLETTMVYRARLNGGVAPLTLSADLKRGGYNYVPGAGTMAPIGGR; encoded by the coding sequence TTGGCTTTTGGGATTCGTCGGCTTCTTCTTGGTTGCGTCAGCCTGACCCTGGTGGCGAGCGTCGCGGACGCCCAGACCGAGCAGCTGGACGACGAAGGCCTGCCGAGCGCGCCCCAGCCCTATACCGGCTCGGCCCGTCCCGGCCTCGTCAACACCCCGCCCACCGCCTACGCCGGCACGCTGTCGGACACCGACGCGGGCAACCTGCGCGCGGCCGTCATGGGCCAACGCTCGGCCGCGACCGTGCGTGCGGCGATGATGGGCATCTCCGATCCCCTGGCCCGCAAGATCGCCCTGTGGGCGCTGGCCGACGTCGGCGCCGAGAGCATGAGCTTCTTCGAGCTGGACCAGGCGCGCCGCGACCTCAACGGCTGGCCGCGTTCGTCGCGTCGCGACCTGCCCGCCGAGAAGGCGCTGTCCACGTCCGGCCTGACCCCCGCCCAGACCATCGCCTGGTTCGGCGGCTCCGAGCCGCAGACCGCCGAAGGCGCCATGGCGCTGGCTGGCGCCTATCAGGCCAGCGGCCGGGCCCAGGACGCCACGAACCTGATCCGCCGCTTCTGGCGCGGCAAGACCTTCGAGGCCGACGCCCAGCGCGCCATGCAGGCCCGCTTCGGCGCGATGCTCACCGCCGACGACTACGCCCAGCGCGCCGACATGCTGCTGTACGGCCCGCAGGGCCCGGCCGCCCGCGACATGGTCGCCATGCTGCCCTACGACCAGCAGGCGTCCGCCCAGGCCCGCATCGCCCTGCGCTCCAACGCCTCGAACGCCAACGACCTGGTGGCCGCCCTGCCCCCAGCCCAGCAGGTCTCGCCGGGCGTCGCCTTCGAGCGCGCCGCCTATCTGCGCCGCAAGGGCATGGACGTCATGGCGCTGGACCTCGTGCGCTACTTCCCCGTCCGCCCGCCGTCCGACGACACCGCCGGCCCGATCTGGCGCGAACGCAAGCAGCTGGTGATGTCGGCGATCAAGAACGGCGACAGCCGCGGGGCCTACGCCGCCGCCAACGCCGGCCTGCCCGGCGGGGCCGACGCGGCCGAGGCCGAGTTCTTCGCCGGCTGGATCGCGTTGTCGCGCCTCAAGGACGCCAACGCCGCGGCCGCCCACTTCGGCCGCATCAACGAGATCGGCGCCTCGCCGATCACCCGCGGCCGCGCCCTCTACTGGCAGGGCCGCGCGGCCGAGGCGCAGGGCGACGTCATCGCCGCCCAGGCCTTCTACGCCGAGGGCGCGCGCCACATCACCACCTTCTACGGCCAGCTGGCCGCCGAGAAGGCCGGGATCAAGGAGATCCGCCTGGAGAAGGATCCGGTGGTCACCCAGGCCGACCGCGCCCGCTTCGAGAGCCGCGAACTGATCCGCGCCGCCAGGCTGCTGCGCGACGTCGGGGCCAACGACGCCTTCCGCGCGCTGGTGCTCTACATCGACGACCAGCTGCCGACCGCCCAGGAGCAGGCCCTGCTGGTCGACTTCGCCCGCAACACCGGCGACCAGGACCTGGCCATGCGCGCGGTGCGCACCGCCGCCCAGCGCGGCTTCATCCTGCCCGAGCGCGGCTATCCCCTGCTCGACCACCACTTCACGCCGATCCCCGGCGCGGCCGAGACCGCCTTCGTCTATTCGATCTCGCGCCAGGAGAGCAATTTCGACCCCCGCGCCCGCTCGTCGGTCGGGGCGCGCGGCATGATGCAACTCATGCCCCCCACGGCGGCGGGCGTCGCCCGCAAGCTGGGCGAGAGCCACAGCGTCGATCGCCTGTTCGAGCCCGACTACAACATGCGCCTGGGCTCGGTGTACCTGGGCGACATGATCAACCGCTTCAGCGGCTCCTACATCATGGCCGCCGCGGCCTACAACGCCGGCCCCGGCCGTCCGCCGCAATGGACGGCCCTGTGCGGCGACCCGCGCGGCGCCTCCACCGATCCCCTCGATTTCATCGAGTGCATCCCGTTCAGCGAGACCCGCAACTACGTGATGCGCACGCTGGAGACGACCATGGTCTATCGCGCCCGCCTCAACGGCGGCGTCGCCCCCCTGACCCTGTCGGCCGACCTCAAGCGCGGCGGCTACAACTACGTCCCGGGCGCCGGGACGATGGCGCCGATCGGGGGGCGGTAA
- a CDS encoding alpha/beta hydrolase, with protein MPQLNRRGAFALLTGLAALSTASMASAARKPAVPEPSEVRPLWPSDPPGSSGVTAQETVLERSDGKGPRDRAVTHTRKPTLSLFRPRKPNGAAVILIPGGGYERVVMDKEGFETAQWLADRGYTCFVLLYRLPGDGWGAGPDAPLQDAQRALRLVRSWAPGMKVDQQRIAVMGFSAGGHLAASLTTRFEAQVYDRVDAADDLSARPDLSALIYPVITMVAGTTHAGSRKQLLGAAPSFEAVQAYSAETGVGGRTPPVFLVHAADDKAVPVENSLMMFAALKAKAIPAELHVFEEGGHGFGLRSIAGKPVAAWPTLFETYAKKKGI; from the coding sequence ATGCCGCAACTGAACCGCCGGGGCGCCTTTGCCCTGCTGACGGGCCTCGCCGCCCTGTCGACCGCGAGCATGGCCAGCGCCGCGCGCAAGCCGGCCGTTCCCGAGCCGAGCGAGGTGCGGCCGCTGTGGCCGAGCGACCCGCCGGGCTCGAGCGGGGTGACGGCGCAGGAGACCGTGCTCGAACGCAGCGACGGCAAGGGTCCGCGCGACCGCGCCGTGACCCACACCCGCAAGCCGACGCTGAGCCTGTTCCGCCCGCGCAAGCCCAACGGCGCGGCGGTGATCCTGATCCCGGGCGGCGGCTACGAGCGCGTGGTCATGGACAAGGAAGGCTTCGAGACCGCCCAGTGGCTGGCCGATCGCGGCTACACCTGCTTCGTGCTGCTGTACCGCCTGCCGGGCGACGGCTGGGGCGCGGGGCCGGACGCGCCGCTGCAGGACGCCCAGCGCGCCCTGCGCCTGGTGCGCTCTTGGGCGCCGGGCATGAAGGTCGACCAGCAGCGCATCGCCGTCATGGGCTTCTCGGCCGGCGGCCACCTGGCGGCCAGCCTGACCACCCGCTTCGAGGCCCAGGTCTACGACCGCGTCGACGCCGCCGACGACCTGTCGGCTCGTCCGGACCTGTCGGCCCTGATCTATCCGGTGATCACCATGGTGGCCGGGACCACCCATGCCGGCTCGCGCAAGCAACTGCTGGGCGCGGCCCCGTCGTTCGAGGCAGTGCAGGCCTATTCGGCCGAGACGGGCGTGGGCGGCCGCACGCCGCCGGTGTTCCTGGTCCACGCCGCCGACGACAAGGCCGTGCCGGTCGAGAACAGCCTGATGATGTTCGCGGCCCTCAAGGCCAAGGCGATCCCGGCCGAGCTGCACGTCTTCGAGGAGGGCGGCCACGGCTTCGGCCTGCGCTCGATCGCCGGCAAGCCGGTCGCGGCCTGGCCGACGCTGTTCGAGACCTACGCGAAGAAGAAGGGGATCTGA
- a CDS encoding TrmH family RNA methyltransferase, whose protein sequence is MPQFVTITDPADPRVAAYRDIKERDLVGREGRFIAEGETVLRAFVRDAPQRVESLLIDPKRRDKLEAVFDGLAGETPVYLVEQAVLDAVAGFHLHRGVLAVGRKPAAIPAADLLATLPERAVVVALFGIANHDNLGGIFRNAAAFGADAVLLDADCCDPFYRKAIRVSVGASLSVPTGYIARGVDAVDLLRGAGFTPLALTPSATRTLARLDPPARAAALLGAEGPGLSADVIARAEGIGIPMAGGFDSLNVATTSGVVLHHLKFGGAERG, encoded by the coding sequence GTGCCGCAGTTCGTCACCATCACCGACCCCGCCGACCCGCGCGTGGCCGCCTATCGCGACATCAAGGAGCGCGACCTGGTCGGCCGGGAGGGGCGGTTCATCGCCGAGGGCGAGACGGTGCTGCGGGCCTTCGTGCGCGATGCTCCGCAGCGGGTGGAATCGCTGCTGATCGATCCCAAGCGCCGCGACAAGCTGGAGGCGGTGTTCGACGGCCTGGCGGGCGAGACGCCGGTCTACCTGGTCGAGCAGGCGGTGCTGGACGCCGTGGCCGGCTTCCATCTGCATCGCGGCGTGCTGGCCGTGGGCCGAAAGCCGGCGGCGATCCCGGCCGCCGACCTTCTGGCGACCCTGCCCGAGCGGGCGGTGGTGGTGGCGCTGTTCGGCATCGCCAACCACGACAACCTCGGCGGCATCTTCCGCAACGCCGCCGCCTTCGGGGCCGACGCGGTGCTGCTGGACGCCGACTGCTGCGACCCGTTCTACCGAAAGGCCATCCGGGTCTCGGTGGGCGCGAGCCTGAGCGTGCCGACGGGATACATCGCGCGCGGCGTGGACGCCGTCGACCTGCTGCGCGGAGCGGGCTTCACGCCGCTGGCCCTGACCCCTTCGGCGACGCGCACCCTGGCGCGGCTCGATCCGCCGGCCCGGGCGGCGGCGCTGCTGGGGGCGGAGGGGCCAGGACTGTCGGCCGACGTCATCGCCCGGGCCGAGGGGATCGGCATTCCGATGGCGGGCGGCTTCGACTCGCTGAACGTGGCGACCACCAGCGGCGTCGTGCTGCATCACCTGAAGTTCGGCGGCGCGGAGCGCGGCTGA
- a CDS encoding MFS transporter, whose amino-acid sequence MSRSGASRPVEPVRPSFIAAFTFAQMGAFISFMPLIQVLLPLKAAALDPAQKALVLSQTAFWGALTASIANLLAGAISDRTTSRFGRRRPWLLIGLVGTVLAYGAIMLADSRLELILGVIVFQLAFNMLFAALLALLPDRVPDAQKGRVAAFLSLGHPIGAVAGAVLVGGLLASEASRYAAISVVLVLAIAPFALRLKDPPIAADSAERFSLTGFLKGLWVDPRKHPDFALAWISRFMVLVAITLTQCYMLYYLQDALNYPALFPGQRAEQGLALLTTVATVANVGCAMVFGMLSDRLGRRKLFAAGAAMILAAAMVAFSLTPGWAVVLAGFVVFGCGAGCYYAVDVALVSQVLPSQDDAGKDLGVINLANTLPQALAPVLAVWFLGPSRTDYHALFLVAAGLAMAGGLAILPIRGVR is encoded by the coding sequence ATGTCGCGGAGCGGCGCCAGCCGGCCGGTCGAACCGGTTCGGCCCAGTTTCATCGCCGCCTTCACCTTCGCCCAGATGGGCGCCTTCATCAGTTTCATGCCCCTGATCCAGGTGCTGCTGCCGCTGAAGGCCGCCGCCCTCGATCCGGCCCAGAAGGCCCTGGTGCTGAGCCAGACGGCGTTCTGGGGCGCGCTGACGGCCAGCATCGCAAACCTGCTGGCCGGCGCGATCAGCGACCGCACGACCTCGCGCTTCGGCCGTCGGCGGCCCTGGCTGCTGATCGGCCTCGTCGGCACCGTGCTGGCCTATGGCGCGATCATGCTGGCCGACAGCCGGCTGGAGCTGATCCTCGGCGTCATCGTCTTCCAGCTGGCCTTCAACATGCTGTTCGCCGCGCTGCTGGCCCTGCTGCCCGACCGCGTGCCCGACGCCCAGAAGGGGCGGGTGGCGGCGTTTCTCAGCCTTGGCCATCCGATCGGGGCGGTGGCCGGGGCGGTGCTGGTCGGCGGGCTGCTGGCCTCGGAGGCCTCGCGCTACGCCGCCATCAGCGTGGTCCTCGTGCTGGCCATCGCGCCGTTCGCCCTGCGCCTGAAGGACCCGCCGATCGCCGCCGACTCCGCCGAACGGTTCAGCCTGACCGGTTTCCTCAAGGGGCTGTGGGTCGACCCGCGCAAGCATCCCGACTTCGCCCTGGCCTGGATCAGCCGTTTCATGGTGCTGGTCGCGATCACCCTGACCCAGTGCTACATGCTCTACTACCTGCAGGACGCGCTGAACTATCCGGCGCTGTTCCCCGGCCAGCGGGCCGAGCAGGGGCTGGCCCTGCTGACCACCGTGGCCACCGTGGCCAATGTCGGCTGCGCCATGGTCTTCGGCATGCTGAGCGACCGGCTGGGGCGGCGAAAGCTGTTCGCGGCCGGGGCGGCGATGATCCTGGCCGCGGCGATGGTGGCCTTCTCGCTGACGCCGGGCTGGGCGGTGGTGCTGGCCGGCTTCGTGGTCTTCGGCTGCGGGGCGGGCTGCTACTACGCCGTCGACGTCGCGCTGGTCAGCCAGGTGCTGCCTTCGCAGGACGACGCCGGCAAGGATCTGGGGGTCATCAACCTGGCCAACACGCTGCCCCAGGCCCTGGCGCCTGTGCTGGCGGTCTGGTTCCTGGGCCCCAGCCGGACGGACTATCACGCGCTGTTCCTGGTGGCGGCCGGGCTGGCCATGGCTGGCGGTCTGGCGATCCTTCCGATACGGGGCGTGCGGTAG
- a CDS encoding LacI family DNA-binding transcriptional regulator produces the protein MASVTIYDVAARAEVSIKTVSRVMNNEPNVRPMMRERVLEAAQALGYSPNLSARSLAGSKSFVIAVFVDAALTIDHWRSERGADYLSRIQLGATLQCRDAGYHLLVELIDHEAPQIRQEVGALLAALKPDGVILTPPSSDNEIVLELLNKAGTPYVRLGPEEADGPGPRVHMDNFAAARDVTEHLAGLGHKRIGFVVGEPRHGASQARRQGYLAAMQARGLAVDERWIRQGDFTFQSGHDAAKALLALPDRPTAIFASNDDMALGVLAAAAEAGVLVPGEVSVAGFDDSPSARFSRPQLTTVRQPVVEMAELATRLLIKGQVKGGAAGAMAAPIDELLPFELIHRASTAPPPVA, from the coding sequence ATGGCCTCGGTGACCATCTACGACGTGGCGGCGCGCGCCGAGGTTTCGATCAAGACCGTCTCGCGGGTCATGAACAACGAGCCGAACGTGCGTCCGATGATGCGCGAGCGCGTGCTCGAAGCCGCCCAGGCCCTCGGCTACAGCCCCAATCTGTCGGCCCGCAGCCTGGCCGGCTCCAAGAGCTTCGTCATCGCCGTCTTCGTCGACGCCGCCCTGACCATCGACCACTGGCGCAGCGAGCGCGGCGCCGACTATCTGTCGCGCATCCAGCTGGGCGCCACGCTCCAGTGCCGCGACGCCGGCTACCACCTGCTGGTCGAGCTGATCGACCACGAGGCTCCGCAGATCCGCCAGGAGGTCGGCGCCCTGCTGGCCGCGCTGAAGCCCGACGGCGTGATCCTGACCCCGCCCAGCTCCGACAACGAAATCGTCCTCGAACTCCTCAACAAGGCCGGCACGCCTTACGTCCGCCTCGGCCCGGAAGAGGCCGACGGCCCCGGCCCCCGCGTCCACATGGACAACTTCGCCGCCGCCCGCGACGTCACCGAGCACCTGGCCGGCCTTGGCCACAAGCGCATCGGCTTCGTGGTCGGCGAGCCGCGCCACGGTGCCAGCCAGGCCCGTCGCCAGGGCTATCTGGCCGCCATGCAGGCCCGGGGCCTAGCCGTCGACGAGCGCTGGATTCGCCAGGGCGACTTCACCTTCCAGTCGGGCCACGACGCGGCCAAGGCCCTGCTGGCCCTGCCCGACCGCCCTACCGCCATCTTCGCCTCCAACGACGACATGGCCCTGGGCGTCCTGGCCGCGGCCGCCGAGGCCGGCGTCCTGGTGCCCGGCGAGGTGTCCGTCGCCGGCTTCGACGACAGCCCCAGCGCCCGCTTCTCGCGCCCGCAGCTGACCACCGTCCGCCAGCCCGTCGTCGAGATGGCCGAACTGGCCACCCGCCTGCTGATCAAGGGCCAGGTCAAGGGCGGCGCGGCCGGCGCCATGGCCGCGCCGATCGACGAGTTGCTGCCGTTCGAGCTGATCCACCGCGCATCGACGGCCCCGCCGCCGGTGGCTTAG
- a CDS encoding YadA family autotransporter adhesin: MASIGVSWAVTATPAAAQFVCAGSATGSTPVSGSGSASANQHDVVCGISSVAQGAATGTSGGATSMGFGAFALGANSTTIGSFAGASTPAAGVTSIGANANATGGAAGTYSTAIGAGADPNTGNQVISSGNYSVAIGGGDGVGATAARSLGNLSISIGPSTTAFSTSSSVVGSNSSATGDNSGVFGSSSTVNGIGGYSIGTGNTLNGASSALLGAGNTLNGGNTAGWGDNVAAVGSNNVVGSTASSAGSSVLGHNATVNGANAVAIGSTTTVTGDNAIAIGTGATSNGSIAIGQAAAADFGNTVLGNGAAANAAANASAFGNGSVASAANSVALGAGSVADQANTVSVGAVGSERRVTNVAAGLMGTDAVNLSQMNTAISASETSILNQMNTAIAASQTSVNGGNSAGRPQASATGDGAFAGAYGAEATGQDSTAIGNNAKATFAGAVAIGAGAQATADPTTAVGTLSTASANNASAFGGNSTASGENSLALGESSTASALGSVAVGRGSSASAANSVALGTDSTATRGANVGYTAYGLTAAQTSAGEVSVGAAGAARQITNVAAGSAPTDAANVAQVQGAVTLANTYTNTQVAAAVTTANTYTNTQVAAGVTTARTYTDTQVAAARSYTDQKFADANAYTDSRFQVMSESNTKLRRRADSGTAAAMALAGLPQPSSPGKSIITGGVGAWRNESAFAFGAAHRFDSVTFRVGGAFASRGGGGMNAAVGYEF, from the coding sequence ATGGCTTCGATCGGCGTGTCGTGGGCAGTGACCGCCACGCCGGCCGCGGCCCAGTTCGTCTGCGCCGGCAGCGCGACGGGTTCGACGCCGGTGTCCGGCAGCGGGTCGGCCTCGGCCAACCAGCATGACGTCGTCTGCGGCATTTCCTCGGTCGCCCAGGGCGCGGCCACGGGCACGTCCGGCGGGGCAACCTCCATGGGCTTCGGCGCCTTCGCGCTGGGCGCCAACTCCACGACGATCGGCAGCTTCGCCGGCGCCTCCACCCCGGCCGCCGGGGTCACCAGCATCGGCGCGAACGCCAACGCCACCGGCGGCGCGGCGGGCACCTACAGCACCGCGATCGGCGCGGGGGCCGATCCCAACACCGGCAACCAGGTCATCTCGTCGGGCAACTACAGCGTCGCCATCGGCGGCGGCGACGGGGTCGGAGCCACGGCCGCGCGCTCGCTCGGCAACCTCAGCATCTCGATCGGCCCCAGCACCACCGCCTTCAGCACCAGCTCGTCCGTGGTCGGCTCCAACAGCTCGGCGACCGGCGACAACAGCGGCGTGTTCGGCTCCAGCTCCACCGTCAACGGCATCGGCGGCTACTCCATCGGCACGGGCAATACGCTGAACGGCGCCTCCAGCGCCCTCCTGGGCGCGGGCAACACCCTCAACGGCGGCAATACCGCCGGCTGGGGCGACAACGTCGCCGCCGTCGGCTCGAACAACGTCGTCGGCTCCACCGCCAGCAGCGCCGGATCGTCGGTGCTGGGCCACAATGCGACCGTGAACGGGGCCAACGCCGTGGCGATCGGCAGCACGACCACGGTGACGGGCGACAACGCCATCGCGATCGGCACGGGCGCCACCTCGAACGGATCGATCGCCATCGGCCAGGCCGCCGCGGCCGACTTCGGCAACACGGTGCTCGGCAACGGCGCCGCCGCCAACGCGGCGGCCAACGCCTCGGCGTTCGGCAACGGCTCGGTCGCCTCGGCGGCCAATTCGGTCGCCCTGGGCGCGGGCTCGGTGGCGGACCAGGCCAACACCGTCTCGGTGGGGGCGGTCGGCAGCGAACGCCGCGTCACCAACGTCGCGGCCGGCCTGATGGGTACCGACGCGGTCAATCTCAGCCAGATGAACACCGCGATCTCGGCCAGCGAGACCAGCATCCTCAACCAGATGAACACGGCCATCGCCGCCAGCCAGACCAGCGTCAACGGCGGCAACAGCGCGGGCCGGCCCCAGGCCAGCGCCACCGGCGACGGCGCCTTCGCCGGCGCCTACGGCGCGGAGGCCACCGGCCAGGACTCGACCGCCATCGGCAACAACGCCAAGGCCACCTTCGCCGGCGCGGTCGCGATCGGCGCGGGCGCCCAGGCCACGGCTGATCCCACCACGGCGGTCGGCACCCTGTCCACGGCCAGCGCCAACAACGCCTCGGCGTTCGGCGGCAACTCCACGGCTTCGGGCGAGAACTCGCTGGCCCTGGGTGAAAGCTCTACCGCCAGCGCCTTGGGCAGCGTCGCCGTCGGACGCGGGTCCAGCGCCAGCGCCGCCAACAGCGTCGCCCTCGGCACTGACTCGACCGCCACGCGCGGGGCGAACGTCGGCTATACCGCCTACGGCCTGACCGCCGCTCAGACCTCCGCCGGCGAGGTGTCGGTCGGCGCGGCCGGCGCGGCGCGCCAGATCACCAACGTCGCCGCCGGGTCGGCCCCGACCGACGCGGCCAACGTCGCCCAGGTGCAGGGCGCGGTCACCCTGGCCAACACCTATACCAACACCCAGGTGGCCGCGGCGGTCACCACCGCCAACACCTACACCAACACCCAGGTGGCGGCCGGCGTCACCACCGCGCGGACCTACACCGACACACAGGTGGCGGCCGCCAGGAGCTATACCGACCAGAAGTTCGCCGACGCCAACGCCTACACCGACAGCCGCTTCCAGGTGATGAGCGAGAGCAACACCAAGCTCCGCCGGCGCGCCGACAGCGGCACGGCGGCGGCCATGGCGCTGGCCGGCCTTCCCCAGCCCAGCTCGCCCGGCAAGAGCATCATCACGGGCGGCGTCGGCGCCTGGCGCAACGAGTCGGCCTTCGCCTTCGGCGCGGCGCACCGCTTCGACAGCGTCACCTTCCGGGTCGGCGGCGCCTTCGCCTCGCGCGGCGGCGGCGGCATGAACGCCGCGGTGGGCTACGAGTTCTAG
- a CDS encoding globin-coupled sensor protein: MSAQNQLDQRMSFMRFDHKDRAALRAAKPVIDAEINGALDSFYAQVRAFPETRRMFSSDAHISNAQGRQSSHWRRLANADYGADYQQDVARIGKAHAVIGLEPRWYIGGYALVAEKLIRAMVEKRAKGLFASAKNDSDLADGLVALNKAVMLDMDLAISTYLELLQDERDQLEAERASAEQRQADAVRAVGEALSRLAAGDLSARVDGALSPEFVSLKSDFDQAAAALAEAMGAVDRATRGIRSGADEIASAADDLAMRSEQQAATLEETAAAVEQLTSTVAKTAQSAREVSSRVGEAATEAQRSGAVVTRAAEAMSQIESSSNQVNHILGVIDEIAFQTNLLALNAGVEAARAGDAGKGFAVVAQEVRALAQRSAEAAKEIKSLISDSSRQVGEGVELVRQTGDALRGIVDKVGAIDSLVNEIAASANEQASALNEVNSAVGQLDQVTQRNTAMAQRSTDATRALRAEAADLANHVGGFRIGGAAQPAQARYAEPEHPVHAARAKVAAFARPGR, translated from the coding sequence ATGAGCGCGCAGAACCAGCTCGACCAGCGCATGAGCTTCATGCGCTTCGACCACAAGGATCGCGCCGCCCTGCGCGCCGCCAAGCCGGTGATCGACGCCGAGATCAACGGCGCGCTGGACTCGTTCTACGCGCAGGTCCGGGCCTTCCCCGAGACGCGCAGGATGTTCTCGAGCGACGCCCACATCAGCAACGCCCAGGGCCGCCAGTCCTCGCACTGGCGGCGCCTGGCCAACGCCGACTACGGCGCCGACTACCAGCAGGACGTCGCCCGCATCGGCAAGGCTCACGCCGTTATCGGCCTGGAGCCGCGCTGGTACATCGGCGGCTACGCCCTGGTGGCCGAGAAGCTGATCCGCGCCATGGTCGAAAAGCGGGCCAAGGGCCTGTTCGCCAGCGCCAAGAACGACAGCGACCTGGCCGACGGCCTGGTGGCGCTGAACAAGGCCGTCATGCTGGACATGGACCTGGCCATCTCGACCTATCTGGAGCTGCTGCAGGACGAACGCGACCAGCTGGAAGCCGAGCGCGCCAGCGCCGAGCAGCGCCAGGCCGACGCCGTGCGCGCGGTGGGCGAGGCCCTGTCGCGCCTGGCGGCCGGCGACCTGTCGGCCCGCGTCGACGGCGCCCTGTCGCCCGAGTTCGTCAGCCTGAAGTCCGACTTCGACCAGGCCGCAGCGGCCCTGGCCGAAGCCATGGGCGCGGTCGACCGCGCCACCCGCGGCATCCGTTCGGGCGCCGACGAGATCGCCTCGGCCGCCGACGACCTGGCCATGCGCAGCGAGCAGCAGGCCGCGACCCTGGAAGAGACCGCCGCCGCCGTCGAACAGCTGACCTCGACCGTCGCCAAGACCGCCCAGAGCGCCCGCGAGGTCTCCTCGCGCGTCGGCGAGGCGGCCACCGAGGCTCAGCGCTCGGGCGCCGTGGTGACCCGCGCCGCCGAGGCCATGAGCCAGATCGAAAGCTCGTCCAACCAGGTCAACCACATCCTGGGCGTCATCGACGAGATCGCCTTCCAGACCAACCTCCTGGCCCTGAACGCCGGCGTCGAGGCCGCGCGCGCCGGCGACGCGGGCAAGGGCTTCGCGGTCGTGGCGCAGGAAGTCCGGGCCCTGGCCCAGCGCTCGGCCGAGGCGGCCAAGGAGATCAAGAGCCTGATCTCCGACTCCAGCCGCCAGGTCGGCGAGGGCGTCGAGCTGGTGCGCCAGACGGGCGACGCCCTGCGCGGCATCGTCGACAAGGTCGGCGCCATCGACAGCCTGGTCAACGAGATCGCGGCCTCGGCCAACGAGCAGGCCAGCGCCCTCAACGAGGTCAACAGCGCCGTCGGCCAGCTCGACCAGGTCACCCAGCGCAACACCGCCATGGCCCAGCGCTCGACCGACGCCACCCGCGCGCTGCGGGCCGAGGCGGCGGACCTGGCCAACCACGTGGGCGGCTTCCGCATCGGCGGCGCGGCCCAGCCCGCCCAGGCCCGCTACGCCGAGCCGGAGCACCCGGTGCACGCGGCCCGGGCCAAGGTCGCGGCCTTCGCCCGCCCGGGGCGGTGA